The genome window CCTCCGGAAAAGCCGGTGTGATAGTACAAAAACGGAATTTCGGAGGACGCGAATCGATAAGGCTCCCGTCCCAAGGAAACGTAATTCGGTTCGATCGATAATATTTCCGCGGCCTTGCTCGAACGAATTCCCCATTTACCGACTCGATAGTCTTCGGGTTTTCCGTTTTTCAGGATCTGAAGTCTGAAATCAGGAAACGGATCGACCGTCCGAACGGTCAAAACGCGATCGGAGGCGCCCGAACCATTCAATATTTTGAATGTAACATTTTTCGAATCCTCTTGTAAAACCCTAAACTCTCCGTCAAAGTCGTAACGGTATATCCCGCCCTTGGAAAAGAGGCGGATCTCCCGTTCGCAATCGGCTTCACATCGAGGCAATCGTAAAACGAACTCGTTTTTATGAAGCTGGTTTCGTCTCAAAACGTTTCGGGCTTCGTTTAATAATTCGGTGTTCGTCAGGGCGACGTTCCGAAGTTCTTTCGGATCTTTTTGAAGATCGTATAACTCTTCGGACATCTTATGCGGAACCCCTTCCCTAGTTCTTCGAACCGAATCGTAACCGGGATAACGTCGTATGTATTTGAAATGTTTCGTTAGAACGGATTCGGAATATCTACCTTCCGTATAAATGACCGGCTCGGATGACGGACCATCTTGTCCGAAAACCGCTTTGGAATAGTCGTTGCCTTTTAATTTTTCCGGCGGATAGGAAATCCCGTTCAAGCCGAGCAGAGTGGGCATCAACGACAAAAGAGAAACCGGATCGGCAAACTCGCGTTTTTGAATCCGACTTTGCATGCTTTTCGGCGGATGAATGATCCAAGGAACGCGAATTTCTTTTTCGTAATGCGTCTCTCCGTGGGCATAGACCGTTTCCGTGATGAAATGGTGATGATAATAATGCGACTTCTCCAGAAGCTCTCCGTGATCGCTCGTAACGACGATCCAAGAATCCTCGTATAATCCTTGTTTTTTGAGTTCTTCGAAAATTCTCCCTAAGAGCGCGTCCGTATAACGAACTTCTCCGAGATACTTCTGCTGATATTCGTCCAACTCATCCCACAACAAAGGATCGGATCGCTCCTTCAGCTCTTGAAAATATTTAGCGGGGGGGCGATATCCCCAGTGGGGCGTGTTCAGATTGAGATGCAAAAAGAACAAATCGTCCTTGTGTTCTCCGAAAAACGTTTCGGCCCGAGCAACCAGTTCTTCCGTATCGAGCGTATCCTTTCCGACTTGTTGAATTTTATGAAATCCTAAATCGACTCCGACCGAAGTATAATCCATTAGAAAAACGTTATTCATGATGCTTTCGGTAAAATACCCTTCTTCACGAAACGCGTTCGGCATCGTAAGCGGCTTTTTTGAATAAAAAATTTTTCGCTGCTGTCCCGATGTATAAAACCATGCGTTTCCGAGTCCGAGATTGGAAGCGATTTCCGAGGTGAAAAAAGAAAGCATGGAAGGTTTAGTCCAATTGCCGTTCGCGATCGTATTTTGAAACACGATCGATTCTTTTGAAAAAGAATCCAAAATCGGAGTCGTCGGAAACGGAGAACCGCCGGAAGACAAGGAATCCTGACGCAACGCGTCGATCACGATCAAGATCACATTCTTTTTTTGTGTATTCCGTTTTTCGAATAGAACGGGTGAACCTAAAAACAATCCGGAACCCGTCCGCGATTCCCAGCGGATTTTCAACGTAGCTTTGGAAACTTTCGGCTCGGCTTCCGCGGTTTGTAACGGAACCGAAAAACGATTCCATTCTTCCTTTTTCTTTTCAAGGCGCCGTTCAAAAACTTTCGCTTCGTCGAAATAAATTTTTAGATTTCCGTCGCCTCCGAACGAATTCCCGTTGGAAAGATGTGCGGCATAGAATTGAAACACAAGCCGATCGCGATCGACGAAAAACTTCTCCGCTTTCAATACACATTCTTGTCCCGATGGAATGAATAAAGAATCCTGGGATTCGTTGATGAACAAAGATTCGTCCGTGTACAAAGTCATCTGAACGTTCTTCCAGCGATCGGCGGAATTGAGGTTGGAATATCTTCCCGGATTTTTTTTCCAATGAAATCGAAACTTTTCGATCTCACGATTCGTTTCCCCTGTGCATTCAAAATCGCCGCTCCCCAGTAAACGGGTCAAATCTCCTTTTACCGTATTCTTTTCGGAATGCGGAACGGGATTGCATCCGATCCAAATCGAAAACGATACGATGAGAATCGCGAACATTCCGTAATGGAAACACGATCGGGTCGAGAACATGAATCCAGGAAATTCGTTCGGGCTCGCGAGACAACAGAAAAGAACCTCGGTTTACGGTGAATTTTTCCCAAATGAAATTTTTTTCTCTTTTCAAAGGACGGTTTGCGTTTATAACACGTTCCGCTATGTCATGGAGTAATTCTTACAATCTACAAGACGATACGTTCGTCGGAAGCGGCGGAACCAAGATCTTCTACCGGACTTATCAACCCAAAGAAGGAAGAAAAGGAAACCGGGTTCTCGTGGTGCAACACGGAATCGGAGAACACAGCGGGCGTTATGAATTCTTAATCGAAGCGCTCGCAGGAACGGGAACCGCGTTCTACCTGATCGATTCGAGAGGGCACGGTCGCTCCGAAGGGAAACGGGGAGCGGTGGATTCTTTCTCGGATTTTCTTTCCGATTTGGATAAACTGATCGCGATCGCAAAAGAGAAAGAAAAAGTTTCCAAAGTCACGCTTCTCGGTCACTCGATGGGCGCGGCCATTGTGACCTTTTATGCGGAAGAAGGAACCAATCAAGGAAACTTGAACGGACTTATCGTTTCCGCCCTTCCTATCAAAGTGAAGCTGGATCTCGTGATGAAGATCAAAAAAGGAATCGCTCCTTTTATGGCCGATATTCTTCCGAACCTGACTCTGCCCACAGGTTTAAACGTAAATCATTTGAGCCATGATAAGGCAGTTGTGGACGCGTATGTGAAAGATCCTCTCGTTCACGGAATGGCGTCCGCGTATTTGGGCAATATGCTCTTAAACAGCGAAGAACCGATTCTTGCAAACGCGGGAAAAATCAAACTTCCCATCTACGTTTTTCACGGAAAAGAGGATTCTATCGCGGATTGCACCGGAAGCGAGGCCTTCTTCGAAGTGGTCGGTTCTCAGGATAAATCCCTCAAGATTTACGAAGGCTTATATCACGAAACGATGAACGAACGCTTAGAAGACAGAACCAAGGTTTTAAACGATCTCAAAAAATGGTTTGATTCCCACGCAAATTGACAGACAGAACGTTTGTTCTGTTTTTTCTAAAAAAATCATCGACCGGATTCTTCTTCTCTGGTAAGATTGAATTCGGTCGAAAGCCCTTTTTTCAAAACAAATCTCAGGAACTTTATATGTCAGCAAAAGGAATATCCAAAGACCTGATTGGAACAAAACTGGATCGCTACGAATTCGACGTAGAAAGAGGAAAGATCCGCGAGTTCTGTCAGGCGATCGGGGAAACCAACCCGATTCACTTCGATCTGGAAGCCGCAAAAAAAGCGGGCTACGAAGACACTCCCGCCCCCCCTACTTATCCTACCGTAATTCAATTTTGGGGTTACCCAAAGATTTGGCAGGATATGGAAAACATGGGAGTCGATACTTCCAGAATTCTCCACTTAAAGGAAAAATACACCTATCTAAAACCGATCTATCCGGGAAGAGTTTCCTCGCAAGGCGAATGCGTAAACGTTACGGTCGGAAAAATGGATACGATGACTTTCAAAACTACGGTTTCGAACTCCAAAGGGGAAGCGATCGTAGAAGCGGAAATGTCCATCTTTATCAGAAAACCGGAGGCATGATATGAGTAAGATTGATTTTGATAAAATTGAAGTCGGACACGAACTTCCTCCTTTAAAAACGGACGTCATCACGCACGCGAACTTAGTAAGATACGCGGGAGCTTCCGGAGATTTTAATCCGATCCACAACGATCCCGACTTTGCTCGTAAAACGGGTCTCGACGGAACGATCGCTCACGGTATGTATGTGATGGCTCAACTCGGAAGACTTTGCACCGGATGGGCGGATCAAAAACAAATCCGCGAGTTCGGAGTTACGTTTAAGAACATGACCAAACCGGGACAAAAACTTACCTGCACCGGCAAGGTAAAACGTAAGAAAGAAGAGAACGGTGAGAAGTTGATTACCGTTTCCGTGGAAGCTGCGGACGATTCCGGAGAAGTGAAATGTTCCGGTGAAATGGTCGTGGTCGCCTAAACTTTTCTCGACGAATAAGATTCCACCGCTATGACGGTTACGTCGTCGTAGCGTGGATTCTCCCCTCTTGTCAATTCCTCGATCTTGATGATCTCCTGAATCAAAGCGTTTAGACTGCTTTCTCTTCCTTCATGAAGGGTTTTCGTGATCAGTTCCATGTTGTACTGTTTCGTATTTAAGGAATCCTTCATACGATTTTCGATCAGACCGTCCGAGAACAGCAACAGTCTCGATCCCGTAGGAAAGGCCACGGTCTTGGAAGCGATTTCAAGAGTTTCGAATAATCCGAGAATCGGTCCGGTCTTTTGAATGAGAGAAGGGAATTCTCCGGGCAGTTGAATGATTTGATCCGGATGTCCCGCAGATGCGTACGTGAATTCTTCCTTTTCCGTATCGATGTCCCCGATCAAACAAGGGAAGATACTTTCCAAAGAATCGAATTTTTTCAGGAATCGAAAGTTCAATTCCTTGAGGATCTGAGCGGGATTCTCGAGATTCTTCAATTCTTCGTATTCCGTTTTTAAGGCCATGGTCATCAAAGAAGCCTGAACCCCGTGACCGACCGCGTCCGCAATCACAACGCGCACCTTTCCCGGAAGAATTTCGGATACGTCCAAAAAGTCCCCGCCCACTTTTTCCAAAGGCATATATTCGTAATGAAAGCGGATTCCGGAGATGTTGCGATCGAGCGGCGTCAAAATCTTCCGCTGAACGTTCTGGGCGATTTCCAATTCACGATTGATCTGAATGATGTTGTCGTTGAGTACGCGGGTTCGATCCTCGATCTTTTGAACGAGTTGTTCCTTCATCTCGAATAATTCGAGGTTGGAAGTTCTCAGATTCAAAGCCAATTCCCTCGTTTCGGCGAATTTCCTAGAACGCTCCGATGCAAGAAGAAGCGATTGTAAAAAGACGAAGAACACAAGCGCGTAATGAGAAGTTTGAATACTTCCCGTTTTTAAAACTCTCGCGTAAAACAAATCCACTAGAACGGCGATGAATAGAATTCCCGATCCGTAGAGAATATACGTGTAATTTCTTTCCTTATCGAAATCGATCTTCAAAATCGTATAGAACAGATAAAAGATCACCGCAAGAATGAAGTAGTGATAGATCGATATGTTCTGATTGTTGAACTGCATATCTCCGAACAAGGTTACGATCGAAAATAGAATCGAAAAGATAACTCCCGCATTGATGAATTTCCGATTCACATACGGAGCGAACACCGAACTGAAAAACAAAAGAAAGAACGGAACCGCCACGGACAAGGTAAGATGATTGATCTTGTTGATCCACGACCAAGGGATCTGCGGAAAAAACAACATGATGATTTTTGAATTTATCAAAGACGTTCGGAGACAGATCACAAGGCTGTACATCCCGAAATAGAGAGGAGATACGCTGCTTCTCAAATACAAATATTGGAAGATGTGATAGATCCCCATGATGAGAAGACTGCTGAAGGAGAATATATCGAAGAACAATGTGATCGCGCGCGAAACGCCCGCCGAATTCGCGGGTCCGACCGAAACGGGAAGCAGCACACCGGGCATCGTGGAAGAAAAATTGGAAACGAAAATTTCGATTTCCACTTCGTCCTCGTCCGCAAAGAATAAAAAGTCTCTCGGTTCGATTCTCGGCATCGAAGTATCGGCGCTCACTCCGGGAGTTCCGCATTCTCCGATGATTTGACCGTTGATTTTAACGCGATAAGAGGAGGCTACGGCTCCCAAGGAAACGGAAAGAATTTTCTTCTTCCAGACATCGGGCAAAAAAACCTTCAATCGGTATGTCGCATAACCGAACTTAGGATAGGCTTGTTGATTTTTGGATTCGTTCGTCCAGGAACCGGGAACGCCGATGAATCCTTTGGAATGATTTTCGACTCCGTCGTCCGGTTCTTGAAGCCAGTTGAATTCCCATTCTCCGTTGAGCTTGGTCATTCCGAATTCCGGATCTTGAATTCCTCGAAGATCGATTTTACCTTGGTAAGCTCTAAGTCCGTCCCCCGCCTGCCACGGAGAAGAAATCATGACTAAGATGATAAGCGCGAACGGACCAATTAAGAAAAAGAATATTTTTGAAAATTGCATCTCGAATTTAGATCCGTTCCGAATTAAAATGGAAATTCAATTGAGGGTCGTCAATTGCATATAACAACTGACGTAGGATTCGGCGCAAAAAATTTCCATACGACGGATCTTTTTTATTTTTTCGAAGAATCTCACCAAAAAAAGAGGCTAACACGTTGAAAAAGAACAAGAATTCTTTCCAAAGCGATCCCCAGTCCGCAGATCCAAGCCCTTCTCCCTTGAACGAGGTAGTATTGAAATCGGGTCGTAGACGCAAGAAAGTCGGATTGGCTCTCGGAAGCGGCTCCGCAAGAGGTTGGTCGCATATCGGCGTTATACGCGTTTTAGAATCCTACGGTTGGAAACCCGATATCATATGCGGAACTTCGATCGGCTCTCTCGTGGGAGCGTTTTATGCCGCGGACAAACTCGATCGTCTGGAAGAATGGGTTCAAACCTTGGAATGGAAGGACATACTTGGTTTCATGGACATATCGTTCGGAGGCGGAATTCTCGGGGGAAGGAAGCTATTCGACTTCTTTGAAAAGGAATTCAAGGATCTAAAGTTCGATCACCTAACAAAAAAATTCGGAGCGATCGCAACGGACATCGACAACGGCTCGGAGATCTGGCTAAGGGAAGGGTCGGTTCCGGAAGCGGTTCGAGCCTCGATTTCTCTTCCGGGAATTTTTTCACCCGTGAAACGCGAGGACCGTTGGCTTGTGGACGGCGGTTTGGTGAATCCGGTTCCCGTTTCTTTGTGTAAGGCGATGGGAGCGGAGTTCGTGATCGCAGTCGACTTGAATCAAGACCTTTTGGATCGAAAGGAAGAAGCGGATGAATCGGTCGCCAAAGAATCCAACCGCAAATCTTTCCTCTCTCATTTTTGGGGTAAGGATTTGGAGGAAAACCTTGGCAAGGAAAAAGACGAAAAACCGGGAATGATCGAGGTCATGTCGAAAAGCATCAACGTTATGCAGATCCGAATCACGCGCAGCAGAATGGCGGGAGATCCGCCCGACGTAACGATCGCACCCCGTCTCCGAAACATCGGTTTGATGGAATTTCACAGAGCGCAGGAATGTATCGAAGAAGGAAAACGAGCCGCGGAACTGCTTGCGGGTTTTCTGAAGAATCCTCCTTGATCCTTTTTTCCGATTGCGCTTATCAAAACGATCTTAGAATCTTTCTGTGCGAGGAAAAATGAAAACCGACGGATCTTTACAAAACTTCGAACGATTTCCGAAAGGAAACCGGAATTTAACGCGAAACGGCAATCGATTCGGTCGCAGATTCAACCTTTTGCTGCGCGCGGCCTTCATTACGATTTCATTGTTTTTTCTCGCAGTAAACTGCAATAAAAAAGAATCCATTTCGGTTTTGGAAATCCGGGATCTTACGGAAAAAGAAAACCTCGTCGAAGCGCTTCAAAAAGCGGAAGCGAATCTGAAACTGAAAGGAGACACCGCGGAACTTTTGTATGTGCGCGGTTGGATTCGGTATCTTCAAAAAAATCAAAACGCGGCGATGAACGACTTCAAAAAATGTCTCGCGCTCGATCCCAAATCCCTGGATTGCAAACGCGGCCTCGGACTCGTATACGAATCCAATAAGGATTACAAAGAAGCCGAATCCACGTATCGGGAAGCGCTGATTCTCGCAAAAGAAAAAAGTCCGGATTCGGAAGCGTTACTCCACGAAAACTTAGGAACCTTATATCTTCGGCAGAATCTAAGAAAAGAAAGTTTAAGCGAATTCCAAAACGCGATTTCCCTTTCGGATAAAGGGGACGCCTATTACGGTTTCGGTCTTTGTCTGATTATGGAAGGAAACAGCGAAGGCGCGATCGCTTCTTTGGAAAAGGGAATTTCCAAGCCGTTCCGTGCGAAACCGTTCCAATCCGAATCGCACTTTTTGTTGTCGAAATTTTATTTTGAAAAAAGAAAAGACCCCGTCAAAGCGGAAGCCGAAATCAAAAAAGCGATTTCGATTTTTCCTCTTCACAAGGAATATCTGGAAGCATTGCAGACTTATACAAAGGAAAGAATCAAATCCGGTCTTTGATTTTCAAACATGATAAAAGCCGTTTATAGACTCCTTCATCAACAGATCATCGTTCCGTTTCAGCAATCGCACGCTCCCGTAAAGGAAGTTTGTTTGGGAACTTCGATCGGACTTTTTTGGTCTCTCACTCCCCTGATCGGAATTCAGATGTATCTCGGATTGATCACTTGGGTTCTTCTCCGTTTGATCGGAATCCGATTTTATATGCCGATCGCGATCGCGATGATATGGATCACCAATCCGGTCACCCTTCCGTTCTTCTATTATATCTTTTACGTCACGGGAATCGCCGCCTACAATTTGTTAGGTTGGGATATGTCCGCCATGAACTTCGCGAGAATTTTGGAAGTCATCGACCATTCCAGTTCTCTCGAACTCTACGAAGGTTTGAAATATTGGAGCGCGTTTTTGATAAACGACATGGGCGCCCCCATGTTTCTCGGCGGATTTCTGATCGGAATTCCTTCCGCAATCGCCGGTTATCCTCTTACGAAATCGCTGCTCAATGGGTTTCGGGAAAAACAGGCGGAAAAGGAAGGAATCACCCTGGAACAATGGGAAGAGAAATACGTCCGCAAAGAATCGGATAAAAACCGCTCTTTTTGGAATATTCTCAAAAGCTAATTTAGATCGATCTTCAATTTTCTGGCGAGTTCTTCCGCGCTCTGATTGAGAATTTCCGGATTCGATTCTGCTTCCTTGATGAGCTTTACGATTCCTCGATTCAACGGCGCGGGATGTCCCATCACGTCGGCGAGTTTGATGACTTCTCCGTTGAGGGAATCGATTTCGGTCGGACGTTTTTGAACCAAATCCTCCCACATCGACGAACGCGCCTGCGGATCGATCTTTACCATTCCCGACGCGATTCTAAAAAATAAAAAATCCGGAAGATTCAAAATGATCGGCGCAAGACTCGGTATCATTTTCCCCGAACGAACCGGTCGGATCTCCGCGAGCCTCATGATTTCGAGAGATTCTTTCATCAGCTTGGAAAGAATCTTACGATACCCGGGTTTTGAAATTTCCGTTTTTAAAGTCAGACCGGAAAGTGCGTTTAAGGAATTATTCAGATTGAAAATCAATTTTCCCCAGAGAATTCCCCCGATATTCTTATGCGTATTGGTCGGAAGTCCGGCCCGATTTAAAATAC of Leptospira sanjuanensis contains these proteins:
- a CDS encoding tetratricopeptide repeat protein, with protein sequence MKTDGSLQNFERFPKGNRNLTRNGNRFGRRFNLLLRAAFITISLFFLAVNCNKKESISVLEIRDLTEKENLVEALQKAEANLKLKGDTAELLYVRGWIRYLQKNQNAAMNDFKKCLALDPKSLDCKRGLGLVYESNKDYKEAESTYREALILAKEKSPDSEALLHENLGTLYLRQNLRKESLSEFQNAISLSDKGDAYYGFGLCLIMEGNSEGAIASLEKGISKPFRAKPFQSESHFLLSKFYFEKRKDPVKAEAEIKKAISIFPLHKEYLEALQTYTKERIKSGL
- a CDS encoding sulfatase is translated as MFSTRSCFHYGMFAILIVSFSIWIGCNPVPHSEKNTVKGDLTRLLGSGDFECTGETNREIEKFRFHWKKNPGRYSNLNSADRWKNVQMTLYTDESLFINESQDSLFIPSGQECVLKAEKFFVDRDRLVFQFYAAHLSNGNSFGGDGNLKIYFDEAKVFERRLEKKKEEWNRFSVPLQTAEAEPKVSKATLKIRWESRTGSGLFLGSPVLFEKRNTQKKNVILIVIDALRQDSLSSGGSPFPTTPILDSFSKESIVFQNTIANGNWTKPSMLSFFTSEIASNLGLGNAWFYTSGQQRKIFYSKKPLTMPNAFREEGYFTESIMNNVFLMDYTSVGVDLGFHKIQQVGKDTLDTEELVARAETFFGEHKDDLFFLHLNLNTPHWGYRPPAKYFQELKERSDPLLWDELDEYQQKYLGEVRYTDALLGRIFEELKKQGLYEDSWIVVTSDHGELLEKSHYYHHHFITETVYAHGETHYEKEIRVPWIIHPPKSMQSRIQKREFADPVSLLSLMPTLLGLNGISYPPEKLKGNDYSKAVFGQDGPSSEPVIYTEGRYSESVLTKHFKYIRRYPGYDSVRRTREGVPHKMSEELYDLQKDPKELRNVALTNTELLNEARNVLRRNQLHKNEFVLRLPRCEADCEREIRLFSKGGIYRYDFDGEFRVLQEDSKNVTFKILNGSGASDRVLTVRTVDPFPDFRLQILKNGKPEDYRVGKWGIRSSKAAEILSIEPNYVSLGREPYRFASSEIPFLYYHTGFSGGKETEEEAAMGKEVRKILESWGYIHQ
- a CDS encoding MaoC family dehydratase, whose amino-acid sequence is MSKIDFDKIEVGHELPPLKTDVITHANLVRYAGASGDFNPIHNDPDFARKTGLDGTIAHGMYVMAQLGRLCTGWADQKQIREFGVTFKNMTKPGQKLTCTGKVKRKKEENGEKLITVSVEAADDSGEVKCSGEMVVVA
- a CDS encoding SpoIIE family protein phosphatase; the protein is MQFSKIFFFLIGPFALIILVMISSPWQAGDGLRAYQGKIDLRGIQDPEFGMTKLNGEWEFNWLQEPDDGVENHSKGFIGVPGSWTNESKNQQAYPKFGYATYRLKVFLPDVWKKKILSVSLGAVASSYRVKINGQIIGECGTPGVSADTSMPRIEPRDFLFFADEDEVEIEIFVSNFSSTMPGVLLPVSVGPANSAGVSRAITLFFDIFSFSSLLIMGIYHIFQYLYLRSSVSPLYFGMYSLVICLRTSLINSKIIMLFFPQIPWSWINKINHLTLSVAVPFFLLFFSSVFAPYVNRKFINAGVIFSILFSIVTLFGDMQFNNQNISIYHYFILAVIFYLFYTILKIDFDKERNYTYILYGSGILFIAVLVDLFYARVLKTGSIQTSHYALVFFVFLQSLLLASERSRKFAETRELALNLRTSNLELFEMKEQLVQKIEDRTRVLNDNIIQINRELEIAQNVQRKILTPLDRNISGIRFHYEYMPLEKVGGDFLDVSEILPGKVRVVIADAVGHGVQASLMTMALKTEYEELKNLENPAQILKELNFRFLKKFDSLESIFPCLIGDIDTEKEEFTYASAGHPDQIIQLPGEFPSLIQKTGPILGLFETLEIASKTVAFPTGSRLLLFSDGLIENRMKDSLNTKQYNMELITKTLHEGRESSLNALIQEIIKIEELTRGENPRYDDVTVIAVESYSSRKV
- a CDS encoding 2-dehydropantoate 2-reductase, with the protein product MGFSFAILGSGSIGTYLGCRLLAAGNQVILYGRERIRNELKTYGAKITDFTNHEVLLSPASIPFTTSLSDVFTADVFLVTVKSKDTKDLAQELRGILEKRQKNHSVSGSLPVVISFQNGVRNAEVLREELRNLPAEVLAGMVPFNVVSKGNGHFHRGTSGNLVIEDSKTSRSLARILNRAGLPTNTHKNIGGILWGKLIFNLNNSLNALSGLTLKTEISKPGYRKILSKLMKESLEIMRLAEIRPVRSGKMIPSLAPIILNLPDFLFFRIASGMVKIDPQARSSMWEDLVQKRPTEIDSLNGEVIKLADVMGHPAPLNRGIVKLIKEAESNPEILNQSAEELARKLKIDLN
- a CDS encoding alpha/beta hydrolase, yielding MKFFSLFKGRFAFITRSAMSWSNSYNLQDDTFVGSGGTKIFYRTYQPKEGRKGNRVLVVQHGIGEHSGRYEFLIEALAGTGTAFYLIDSRGHGRSEGKRGAVDSFSDFLSDLDKLIAIAKEKEKVSKVTLLGHSMGAAIVTFYAEEGTNQGNLNGLIVSALPIKVKLDLVMKIKKGIAPFMADILPNLTLPTGLNVNHLSHDKAVVDAYVKDPLVHGMASAYLGNMLLNSEEPILANAGKIKLPIYVFHGKEDSIADCTGSEAFFEVVGSQDKSLKIYEGLYHETMNERLEDRTKVLNDLKKWFDSHAN
- the rssA gene encoding patatin-like phospholipase RssA, whose amino-acid sequence is MKKNKNSFQSDPQSADPSPSPLNEVVLKSGRRRKKVGLALGSGSARGWSHIGVIRVLESYGWKPDIICGTSIGSLVGAFYAADKLDRLEEWVQTLEWKDILGFMDISFGGGILGGRKLFDFFEKEFKDLKFDHLTKKFGAIATDIDNGSEIWLREGSVPEAVRASISLPGIFSPVKREDRWLVDGGLVNPVPVSLCKAMGAEFVIAVDLNQDLLDRKEEADESVAKESNRKSFLSHFWGKDLEENLGKEKDEKPGMIEVMSKSINVMQIRITRSRMAGDPPDVTIAPRLRNIGLMEFHRAQECIEEGKRAAELLAGFLKNPP
- a CDS encoding DUF2062 domain-containing protein — translated: MIKAVYRLLHQQIIVPFQQSHAPVKEVCLGTSIGLFWSLTPLIGIQMYLGLITWVLLRLIGIRFYMPIAIAMIWITNPVTLPFFYYIFYVTGIAAYNLLGWDMSAMNFARILEVIDHSSSLELYEGLKYWSAFLINDMGAPMFLGGFLIGIPSAIAGYPLTKSLLNGFREKQAEKEGITLEQWEEKYVRKESDKNRSFWNILKS
- a CDS encoding FAS1-like dehydratase domain-containing protein, with translation MSAKGISKDLIGTKLDRYEFDVERGKIREFCQAIGETNPIHFDLEAAKKAGYEDTPAPPTYPTVIQFWGYPKIWQDMENMGVDTSRILHLKEKYTYLKPIYPGRVSSQGECVNVTVGKMDTMTFKTTVSNSKGEAIVEAEMSIFIRKPEA